One region of Cinclus cinclus chromosome 1, bCinCin1.1, whole genome shotgun sequence genomic DNA includes:
- the IRX2 gene encoding iroquois-class homeodomain protein IRX-2 has protein sequence MSYPQGYLYQPPGSLALYSCPAYGASALAAPRSEELARSSSGSAFSPYPGSAAFTAQAATTGFTSPLQYSTDPATGFPSYMGSPYDAHTAGMTGAISYHPYGSPAYPYQLNDPAYRKNATRDATATLKAWLQEHRKNPYPTKGEKIMLAIITKMTLTQVSTWFANARRRLKKENKMTWAPRNKSEDEDDDEGDGARSKEESPEKMPESNETSAEDEGISLQVDSLTDHSCSAESDGEKLPCRAGDPLCESGSECKDKYEDIEEEDEDEDEDEEEDIEEDDGGGGERDPPAKPATSSPLAAVEAPLLGHPHTDAARSASKAALGPRASPGPPTPANKPKLWSLAEIATSDLKSQTLGQGCQPAPLSSATPASAPHSAAYSPSSLLGRHIYYTSPFYSNYTNYGNFNALQSQGILRYNSAAVASNEGLSQTVLNASSVHKQSSDSLKTITNQLEQHYRPSSYDSKKDPTEVCTVGVQPYL, from the exons ATGTCCTATCCTCAGGGTTACCTCTACCAGCCCCCCGGCTCGCTGGCTCTGTACTCCTGCCCGGCGTACGGGGCGTCTGCGCTGGCGGCCCCCAGGAGCGAGGAGCTGGCCAGGTCTTCGTCGGGATCGGCGTTCAGCCCTTACCCGGGATCGGCAGCTTTCACCGCCCAGGCGGCGACCACAGGCTTCACCAGCCCGCTCCAGTACTCCACAGACCCCGCCACGGGATTCCCCTCCTACATG GGCTCCCCTTACGACGCCCATACGGCGGGGATGACCGGAGCCATCAGCTACCACCCGTACGGCAGCCCTGCCTACCCCTACCAGCTCAACGACCCCGCGTACAGGAAAAACGCCACCCGCGACGCCACGGCCACGCTGAaggcctggctgcaggagcaccGCAAGAACCCCTACCCCACCAAGGGCGAGAAGATCATGCTGGCCATCATCACCAAGATGACCCTCACCCAGGTCTCCACCTGGTTCGCCAACGCCCGCCGGCGGCTCAAGAAGGAGAACAAGATGACCTGGGCCCCGCGAAACAAGAGCGAGGACGAGGACGACGACGAAGGCGATGGCGCGAGGAGTAAGGAGGAGAGTCCCGAGAAGATGCCCGAGAGCAATGAAACCTCCGCGGAGGACGAAG GGATCAGCTTGCAAGTCGACTCGCTGACGGACCACTCCTGCTCCGCCGAATCGGACGGCGAGAAGCTGCCCTGCCGAGCGGGAGACCCCCTCTGCGAGTCGGGCTCGGAGTGCAAGGACAAGTACGAGGACAtcgaggaggaggacgaggacgaggacgaggacgaggaggaggacaTCGAGGAGGATgacggcggcggcggggagcgcGACCCGCCGGCCAAGCCCGCCACCTCCTCTCCGCTGGCGGCCGTGGAGGCCCCGCTCCTCGGCCACCCGCACACCGACGCCGCCCGCAGCGCTAGCAAGGCGGCGCTGGGGCCCCGCGCCTCCCCCGGCCCCCCGACGCCGGCCAACAAGCCCAAGCTCTGGTCTCTGGCCGAAATCGCCACCTCGGACCTCAAGAGTCAGACCCTGGGCCAAGGCTGCCAGCCTGCGCCGCTCTCCTCGGCCACCCCCGCCTCCGCCCCGCACAGCGCTGCCTACTCGCCCTCCTCCCTCCTGGGGAGGCATATTTATTACACCTCACCTTTTTATAGCAATTATACAAACTATGGGAACTTTAAcgctctgcagagccagggaatCCTGAGATACAACTCCGCAGCAGTGGCTTCAAACGAGGGACTAAGTCAGACTGTCCTAAATGCCAGCTCTGTccacaaacagagcagtgaCTCTTTGAAAACGATCACAAACCAACTAGAGCAACATTACAGGCCCTCTAGCTATGACTCTAAGAAAG ATCCCACTGAAGTCTGCACAGTAGGAGTACAACCATACCTATAG